One Candidatus Campbellbacteria bacterium genomic window carries:
- a CDS encoding Fe-Mn family superoxide dismutase — MTDYKPQEFNLPALSGLSQKTIETHLKLYEGYVKNTNLILSQIEEYAKDSTKNAYALGELQRRFAFEFDGMRNHEFYFGALEGGSQPLPSDSPLAVEITKTWESIPQFMARFKAIALTRGIGWAALLYDPAGDRLLTQWVDEQHLGHLVGLHPIIMLDMWEHAYLMDYAPADKMKYIDAYLENFNWTKANELFVHERVS, encoded by the coding sequence ATGACCGACTACAAACCACAAGAATTCAACCTCCCCGCCCTCTCCGGTCTATCTCAAAAGACTATTGAGACCCACCTTAAGCTCTACGAGGGATACGTAAAAAATACAAACCTTATTTTGAGCCAAATTGAGGAGTATGCGAAGGATTCTACGAAGAATGCATACGCTCTCGGTGAGCTCCAGAGACGTTTTGCCTTTGAATTTGACGGCATGCGCAATCATGAGTTTTACTTCGGCGCACTCGAAGGTGGTTCTCAACCTCTCCCTTCTGACTCGCCCCTCGCTGTTGAAATAACCAAAACATGGGAAAGTATTCCTCAGTTCATGGCTCGATTTAAAGCAATCGCTCTCACTCGAGGCATTGGCTGGGCCGCACTCCTCTATGATCCTGCGGGCGATCGACTTCTCACACAGTGGGTTGATGAGCAACACCTCGGTCATCTTGTCGGACTTCATCCAATCATCATGCTGGACATGTGGGAGCACGCATATCTCATGGACTATGCACCTGCAGACAAGATGAAGTATATTGATGCCTACCTTGAAAATTTCAACTGGACTAAAGCGAATGAGTTGTTTGTCCACGAACGAGTTTCATAG